The genomic interval CAAACGAACTCCGTCTTGTTTATCAGTAATTTTGATGATATGGTATCCAAAATCAGTTTCAACTAAACCGATTTTCCCAATTGGGTTATTAAATACAAAATCATTAAATGGTTTAACCATTTGACCAGGTCCAAAGTTTCCTAAATCTCCACCTTGTTGCGCTGAAGAATCATCTGAACTTGTGTAAGCCAACATTAAGAAGCTTTCTGGATTAGCATTTACTTGAGCAAACAATCCTTCTGCTTTAGCACGAGCTTGATCCTTACTTCTTTTTTCTTTTTGGTTGGGAACTTGAGTTCCTTCATAACTAATTAAGATATGACTAGCTTTTGCATTTACACCACTCTTTTTACCTAATGATTTAGAAATGCAATAGTAACCTCCATTTACATAAGGTCCATAAATCTCACCTGGAGCTAAATTGTATAATTTATCTGCATCTACAGCAGGCAAACGGTTTTTAGCAATATAAGTAGAATCGTAAGGGATATCAGAATTTGAATTTACAAACTCAGCAATATTCTTAGCAGATCTAAACCCTGACAAAGTATCGTTTTTACCAGTAGCTTGGTTGTATACTACACTTCCAGCTAATAATCCTGTTACTTTTGCTTTTACATCAGCTACATCTTCAGCAGACGGCTTATCTTCAACTAATACATATTCAATCTCACGAGATTCTTCAGATTTGAATTTTTTCTCGTTTTTCTTCATGTAGTCCAAGATGTCACTATCAGATACTTTTACATCACTATCTTTAATAGTCGAATACAAACCTGCAACGTAAGCAAAACTCACTTTGTTAGCTTCCATTTCATATTTCAATTTTCCTTCACTTTTAGTAGTATAGCTACCTGCTTTTACTAAAGTATTATAGATTTGAAATTTCGCATTCAATTCTGCACTAACTTCTCTTTCTTTTAAGCTTGCCGCTAAATCAGGATTAGATTTGAAAAAATCTTTAAATTTAGCTAAATCAAAAATTCCAGCACCGTTTAAAAACTGTGGATTTTGACCAATGTTTGGATCTGCTTTCAAAACTTCGATTAAGTGTTTTTCTCCAACTCTTAAACCAAGTTTGTCAAATTCAGAAGTCAATAGAGCTACTGAAACTTCTTCGTCCCAAACTCTATTAGCCGCAGCAGTACCAGTAATACCTTGACCACTTTTTTCGACATTACTTACTTTTACTCTAAAATCTTCAAATGAAATATCTTTTCCATTCACACTTCCTACATCTTTAGAGGTACTGCTAAAGCTACCGCTTTTGAACAAATCACCAATGATAAATGCAAATAAAGCCAATGCGATAACTGCAATCATTAAAGCGGAACGTTGTCTAATTTTTGATAAAACTGCCATTTTATATTGTTGTTTATTTTATATTCAGTTTGCGAAAATACAATTATATGATTAATATTTACAATTGTACCCTTTTATTTTGCAAAA from Flavobacterium ovatum carries:
- a CDS encoding peptidylprolyl isomerase encodes the protein MAVLSKIRQRSALMIAVIALALFAFIIGDLFKSGSFSSTSKDVGSVNGKDISFEDFRVKVSNVEKSGQGITGTAAANRVWDEEVSVALLTSEFDKLGLRVGEKHLIEVLKADPNIGQNPQFLNGAGIFDLAKFKDFFKSNPDLAASLKEREVSAELNAKFQIYNTLVKAGSYTTKSEGKLKYEMEANKVSFAYVAGLYSTIKDSDVKVSDSDILDYMKKNEKKFKSEESREIEYVLVEDKPSAEDVADVKAKVTGLLAGSVVYNQATGKNDTLSGFRSAKNIAEFVNSNSDIPYDSTYIAKNRLPAVDADKLYNLAPGEIYGPYVNGGYYCISKSLGKKSGVNAKASHILISYEGTQVPNQKEKRSKDQARAKAEGLFAQVNANPESFLMLAYTSSDDSSAQQGGDLGNFGPGQMVKPFNDFVFNNPIGKIGLVETDFGYHIIKITDKQDGVRLATVAQKIQPSEATSDRIFTQATQFEMGAADKDFNQVAKTMGLTVSPAVSVSAMDENFSSLGNQRAIVRWGFDGDTEVGSIKRFEVANVGHVIARLKSVDDSGLAPLSQVRPYVESILKNKKKAELIKAKMAGNSIETIAKAVGATVQQATEVTLDNPMLENVGQEPKVVGNAFALAANKLSAPIEGTTGVYVVKNTNTVKAPAIQDYTPYVAKLKAQSAGDANRILPVLKDKAKIEDNRRQFNF